The Candidatus Kryptobacter tengchongensis genome contains a region encoding:
- a CDS encoding 5'-nucleotidase, producing the protein MKRRPIYRLILIFTLILVQILFSQNLEKILILHWNDFHSQNIPMRSICGDSTCYIGGTANLLGLINKFRNEEKNVLVLNAGDDFQGTPISSLTKGRSQIELMNLINPDAMTLGNHEFDYGRNALEENLKIAKFEVISANLWDKRKGKLFVKPYIVKKLGKAKIGVIGLITPELFKLSLKENLKDLELLNTERVLKQYINELKNKEKVDLIIALTHIGVNEDSILATKFPEIKIIIGGHSHTVLQEPKIVNNVIICQAGSRGEYLGYLEVSIDLDGDSVYSYKGKLIRVINGIVKPDETALKKVEELEKMVDKEFGQVIGKLEVDWKRNFYGESNLGNWEADVMREFAKTDIAFQNSGGLRKDLPKGDIKVRDIWEINPFGNTFVVFEVDGKTLKNMIEWQASGKAELMQVSGLKIVIDSRKNIGERVVSIEVGGKPLDENKIYSIVTNNWVADHLYDLFGIPQNSVKVKNLGVVDRDVFIEAVKKQKIIKSEVEGRIIDISKQRGEPNNEY; encoded by the coding sequence ATGAAACGGCGCCCAATTTACAGGTTGATTCTTATTTTTACCCTTATACTCGTTCAAATCCTATTCTCTCAAAATCTTGAAAAAATTCTTATCCTACACTGGAATGATTTTCACTCTCAAAATATACCGATGCGCTCAATCTGTGGTGATTCCACATGCTACATCGGTGGAACCGCTAACCTTCTTGGTTTAATAAATAAGTTTAGAAATGAAGAGAAAAACGTACTCGTTCTAAATGCTGGCGATGATTTTCAAGGAACGCCAATTTCTTCACTTACAAAAGGAAGATCACAAATTGAATTAATGAATTTGATAAATCCAGATGCGATGACACTTGGAAACCATGAATTTGATTATGGAAGAAATGCACTTGAAGAAAATCTAAAAATTGCAAAGTTTGAAGTCATCAGCGCTAATCTCTGGGACAAAAGAAAAGGAAAACTCTTCGTAAAACCATACATCGTTAAAAAACTTGGTAAAGCAAAAATCGGCGTGATAGGTTTGATAACTCCCGAACTGTTTAAACTTTCTCTTAAAGAAAACCTCAAAGACCTTGAACTTCTTAACACCGAAAGAGTTTTAAAGCAATATATAAACGAACTTAAAAATAAAGAAAAAGTTGATCTAATAATTGCACTAACACATATCGGCGTAAATGAAGACTCAATCCTTGCAACAAAATTTCCGGAAATAAAAATTATAATCGGAGGGCATAGCCATACAGTTTTACAAGAACCGAAAATCGTAAATAATGTAATTATCTGTCAAGCGGGTTCAAGAGGTGAATATCTCGGGTACCTTGAGGTATCTATTGATCTTGATGGAGATTCAGTCTATTCATATAAGGGGAAATTGATTCGTGTAATTAATGGAATTGTAAAACCAGATGAAACTGCGCTGAAAAAGGTTGAAGAACTTGAAAAAATGGTTGACAAAGAATTTGGTCAAGTCATCGGAAAACTTGAAGTTGATTGGAAAAGAAATTTTTATGGTGAAAGTAATCTTGGAAACTGGGAAGCTGATGTAATGCGTGAATTCGCAAAAACTGATATAGCATTCCAAAATTCAGGAGGATTAAGAAAAGATCTACCTAAAGGAGATATAAAAGTTAGAGATATATGGGAGATAAATCCATTTGGAAATACATTCGTTGTTTTTGAGGTTGACGGAAAAACATTAAAAAATATGATTGAATGGCAAGCATCTGGCAAAGCTGAACTTATGCAAGTTTCTGGGCTTAAAATAGTGATTGACTCAAGAAAAAACATTGGCGAAAGAGTTGTATCAATTGAAGTCGGCGGGAAACCACTTGATGAAAATAAAATATACTCAATCGTCACGAACAACTGGGTTGCAGATCATCTTTATGATTTATTCGGAATCCCACAAAATAGCGTTAAAGTGAAAAACCTTGGTGTAGTTGATAGAGATGTTTTTATTGAAGCGGTGAAAAAGCAGAAAATAATAAAATCCGAAGTTGAAGGAAGAATAATAGATATTTCAAAACAAAGAGGGGAACCAAATAATGAATATTGA
- a CDS encoding protease I: MAGKKILMLVGDFVEDYEVMVPFQALQMVGHTVHAVCPGKKAGEKVKTAVHDFEGDQTYSEKPGHNFTLNATFDNINPEEYDALVIPGGRAPEYIRMNSKVLEIVRHFAEKNKPIAAICHGAQVLTAAGVVKGRKINAYPAVGPEVNAAGGEYVELPWDKAIVDGNIVTAPAWPAHPEWLAKFLELLGTKIIHEEKVTV; encoded by the coding sequence ATGGCAGGGAAGAAAATTTTGATGCTTGTTGGTGACTTCGTGGAAGATTATGAGGTCATGGTGCCGTTTCAGGCGCTTCAAATGGTTGGTCATACTGTTCATGCTGTTTGCCCTGGGAAGAAAGCGGGTGAAAAAGTAAAAACAGCAGTTCATGACTTTGAGGGGGATCAAACTTACAGCGAAAAACCAGGGCATAACTTCACCCTCAATGCAACATTTGATAATATTAACCCCGAGGAATATGATGCGCTTGTTATTCCTGGTGGAAGAGCCCCAGAGTATATCAGAATGAACAGCAAAGTCCTTGAGATTGTGCGTCATTTTGCAGAGAAGAATAAACCAATTGCAGCAATTTGTCATGGTGCACAGGTTTTAACAGCAGCAGGCGTTGTCAAGGGGAGAAAAATTAACGCATACCCTGCAGTTGGTCCAGAAGTTAACGCAGCTGGTGGTGAATATGTGGAGCTTCCTTGGGATAAAGCGATCGTTGATGGTAACATTGTAACTGCTCCAGCGTGGCCAGCTCATCCTGAATGGCTTGCAAAGTTTTTAGAACTTCTTGGAACAAAGATAATCCATGAAGAAAAGGTGACCGTGTGA
- a CDS encoding adenine-specific DNA-methyltransferase translates to MNNILKSVRKDYGLFFTPEWVVDFMVKLINVDELINKNDIAILEPACGLAQFLIGIKKNYPFIFKKAKLIGVEINQEVINYLKTLNIDGFELIEGDYLLWESKDYFDLIIGNPPYGIPSLSEHYTIKVPPLVKEKYKKMYETWYGKYNVYGAFIEKSIKLLKPEGQLIFIVPATFMILDEFKKLRSFLSQNGKTKIIYLGSEVFKPEADVSVVVLNFIKSSSLINMMELSEYKGDKIKTIKVRSNWKGEIVTFETNFSKALESNSSYKLGDIYDIRISPRTSEIKNNPYIVKDKVPNSDQYLPLLNGKNLKCKKIVYDNLTGYWIKKSEIKKLRKYFGSPHIVVGLGFRENGRIAAAYDEKCYPWMGDVYHLLRKSSLLNLNFNMTEKEVVEYLNSNCVKRYIKDTYREITYHLSITQLKNLPLPQKREWERIKKELSL, encoded by the coding sequence GTGAATAACATATTAAAAAGCGTAAGAAAAGATTATGGGCTATTTTTTACCCCTGAATGGGTGGTTGATTTTATGGTTAAATTAATTAATGTTGACGAACTTATTAATAAAAATGATATAGCCATACTAGAACCTGCTTGTGGCTTAGCACAATTTTTAATAGGAATAAAGAAAAACTATCCTTTTATTTTTAAAAAAGCAAAACTTATTGGGGTGGAAATAAACCAAGAAGTTATAAATTATTTGAAAACCTTAAACATTGATGGTTTTGAATTAATTGAAGGAGATTACCTTCTTTGGGAAAGCAAAGACTATTTTGATTTAATAATTGGCAATCCACCTTATGGTATTCCAAGTCTTTCGGAACACTACACAATAAAAGTTCCACCATTAGTAAAAGAAAAATATAAAAAAATGTATGAAACATGGTATGGAAAATACAACGTTTATGGTGCATTTATAGAGAAATCAATTAAATTACTCAAGCCGGAAGGACAATTGATTTTTATCGTTCCAGCTACATTTATGATTCTTGATGAATTTAAAAAACTAAGATCTTTTTTATCTCAAAATGGCAAAACTAAGATAATATATTTGGGGTCGGAAGTATTTAAACCAGAAGCAGATGTTTCAGTAGTTGTTCTTAATTTCATCAAATCAAGTAGTTTAATAAACATGATGGAACTTTCTGAATACAAGGGAGATAAAATAAAAACAATAAAAGTGAGATCTAACTGGAAAGGTGAGATAGTTACATTTGAGACAAATTTTAGTAAGGCTTTGGAATCTAACTCATCCTATAAGTTAGGCGATATTTACGATATAAGAATTTCACCAAGAACTTCCGAAATTAAAAATAACCCATACATAGTTAAAGATAAAGTTCCCAATAGTGATCAATACTTGCCACTCTTAAATGGTAAAAATCTTAAATGTAAGAAAATTGTCTATGATAATCTCACTGGTTATTGGATTAAAAAATCGGAAATAAAAAAACTTAGAAAATACTTTGGTTCACCTCATATCGTAGTTGGTTTAGGATTTAGAGAAAATGGTAGGATTGCGGCTGCCTACGATGAAAAATGTTATCCCTGGATGGGTGATGTTTATCATCTTTTGAGAAAAAGTAGTTTGCTTAACTTAAATTTTAATATGACTGAGAAGGAGGTTGTTGAGTATCTCAATTCAAACTGTGTAAAGCGTTATATAAAGGATACTTATAGAGAAATTACTTACCATTTGAGCATCACTCAGCTAAAAAATTTACCTTTACCCCAAAAAAGAGAATGGGAAAGAATAAAAAAGGAATTATCTCTATGA